A region of Flavobacterium album DNA encodes the following proteins:
- a CDS encoding metallophosphoesterase family protein, which translates to MSTYIISDIHGCNKTFRQALKKVSLKKTDKLILLGDLIDRGHDSKGVIDTVILLQNHGFDVTCIKGNHEQMLLDALDDTFAKVNWIRNGGNKTLQSFLTSDINGIPKAYIDFIKSFDDYFVAENYIFVHAGINMTIENPYSDKESLLWLRDWKVLYNADWLAGRKVIHGHTPMTAFEIIEQFKSEDLQVYGIDGGAYIVNDEGYGELCVLELETKKMVFQKNIE; encoded by the coding sequence TTGAGTACTTACATTATTTCCGATATTCATGGCTGTAACAAAACATTTAGACAGGCTTTAAAAAAGGTTTCTTTAAAAAAGACTGACAAACTGATTTTGCTTGGTGATTTAATTGATAGAGGTCATGACAGCAAAGGAGTCATTGATACTGTAATATTACTGCAAAATCATGGTTTTGATGTTACATGTATAAAGGGAAACCATGAACAAATGTTATTGGATGCACTTGATGATACATTTGCAAAGGTCAATTGGATAAGAAATGGAGGTAACAAAACTCTGCAAAGTTTTTTAACATCAGACATTAACGGAATACCAAAAGCCTATATTGATTTTATAAAATCGTTCGATGATTACTTCGTTGCTGAAAATTATATTTTCGTTCATGCGGGTATCAATATGACTATTGAAAATCCATATAGTGATAAGGAATCTCTACTTTGGTTGAGAGATTGGAAGGTCTTGTACAATGCAGATTGGTTAGCAGGTAGAAAGGTTATTCACGGTCACACACCGATGACAGCTTTTGAAATCATAGAGCAGTTCAAAAGTGAGGATTTACAAGTCTATGGAATTGATGGAGGTGCATATATTGTTAATGATGAGGGGTATGGTGAATTATGTGTTTTAGAGCTTGAAACTAAAAAAATGGTTTTTCAAAAAAATATTGAATGA
- a CDS encoding DUF262 domain-containing protein, whose product MIDLETANNNLLSEIESVRSEIKTDNFSMAVRELIQIFKDGDLELFPSYQRLFRWDDAQKSRFIESLLMGIPTPPIFIAQKKGSKWTIVDVLQRISTILQLMGLFKDNKGVVKPTFTFTATEKLPSIEGMKWDQLDEDVQRIIKMSKLDLKIILVEDNITAQYELFKRLNTGAVALSAQEIRNCLIIMVNEEYYNKIDTLKNDAHFKNTIKLTDAKNEIEFPMELILRYFILKFDSIDFTKYNMSSDLLADFIDKETARIIQSESFVLDTEIEIFKRVFNLLDEVLSDEAFRKFNVEKDVFEGAFLQTSFEGIVSGIAHNIDYYENDGKDSLKEKIKNMYKDATFIEAAKRGNKALPRIQNMIAFSNTYFLPDAN is encoded by the coding sequence ATGATTGATCTTGAAACCGCAAATAATAATTTACTAAGTGAAATTGAAAGTGTTCGTAGCGAAATAAAAACCGACAATTTCAGCATGGCGGTTAGGGAACTAATCCAGATATTCAAGGATGGTGACCTAGAACTATTCCCCTCATATCAAAGACTTTTTCGCTGGGATGATGCTCAAAAAAGCAGGTTTATTGAATCATTGCTGATGGGTATACCGACACCACCAATTTTTATAGCACAGAAAAAAGGCTCCAAGTGGACAATCGTGGACGTACTTCAAAGGATTTCCACGATCCTGCAGCTTATGGGCTTGTTTAAAGACAATAAAGGGGTTGTAAAACCAACCTTCACATTTACTGCAACAGAGAAATTACCATCCATAGAGGGAATGAAGTGGGATCAGCTTGATGAAGACGTTCAAAGAATTATAAAGATGTCTAAATTGGACCTTAAGATTATTCTTGTTGAAGATAATATTACTGCACAGTACGAGCTATTCAAGAGGCTTAACACAGGTGCTGTAGCGTTATCAGCTCAGGAAATCAGAAACTGTTTGATTATTATGGTCAATGAAGAATACTATAATAAAATTGACACTTTGAAGAACGACGCACACTTTAAGAATACAATAAAATTAACTGACGCGAAGAATGAAATTGAATTCCCCATGGAATTAATTTTAAGGTATTTTATTTTAAAATTTGATAGTATTGATTTCACAAAATACAATATGTCATCTGATCTGCTTGCTGACTTTATCGATAAAGAAACAGCAAGAATTATTCAAAGTGAATCATTTGTATTGGATACCGAAATTGAAATTTTCAAACGCGTTTTCAATCTATTAGATGAAGTACTTTCTGATGAAGCATTCAGAAAATTTAATGTTGAGAAAGATGTATTTGAGGGTGCATTTCTTCAGACCAGCTTTGAAGGTATTGTTTCAGGAATTGCGCACAATATCGATTATTATGAGAATGATGGTAAAGATAGCTTGAAAGAAAAGATTAAAAACATGTATAAAGATGCGACCTTCATAGAGGCTGCCAAGAGAGG